A genomic window from Castor canadensis chromosome 18, mCasCan1.hap1v2, whole genome shotgun sequence includes:
- the Ficd gene encoding protein adenylyltransferase FICD isoform X1: MTLMPMTSVMAVTEPKWVSVWGRVLWLTLLSMALGSLLALLLPLGAVEEQCLAMLKGFYLLRSKLDRVQHSVTKRTSPSTELSVTSRDSGLLVVKTKASPAGKLEARAALNQALEMKRQGKREKARKLFLHALKMDPHFVDALNEFGIFSEEDKDIIQADYLYTRALMLSPFHEKALVNRDRMLPLVEEIDQRQFSIIDSKVKKVMSIPKGSSALRRVLEETYYHHIYHTVAIEGSTLTLSEIRHILETRYAVPGKSLEEQNEVIGMHTAMRYINTTLLSRLGSVTIRDVLEIHRRVLGYVDPVEAGRFRTTQVLVGHYVPPHPQEVEKQMQEFIQWLNSEDAMSLHPVEFAALAHYKLVYIHPFIDGNGRTSRLLMSLILMQAGYPPITIRKEQRSEYYHALEVANEGDVRPFIRFIAKCTETTLDTLLLATTEYSVALPEAKPNHSGFKETLPVRP; the protein is encoded by the exons ATGACTCTCATGCCGATGACTTCAGTGATGGCAGTGACTGAACCAAAATGGGTCTCGGTCTGGGGCCGTGTCTTGTGGTTGACACTACTGAGCATGGCACTTGGGTCACTGCTGGCCTTGCTGTTGCCCCTGGGGGCTGTCGAGGAACAGTGTTTGGCCATGCTCAAAGGCTTCTACCTGCTCAGAAGCAAACTGGACAGGGTGCAGCATTCTGTCACCAAGCGCACCAGCCCGTCCACAGAGCTCAGTGTCACCTCCAGGGACTCAGGGCTGCTGGTGGTCAAGACCAAGGCATCTCCAG CAGGCAAGTTGGAAGCCAGAGCAGCTCTGAACCAAGCCCTGGAGATGAAGCGCCAGGGCAAGCGGGAGAAAGCCCGCAAGCTCTTCCTGCATGCCCTCAAGATGGACCCACACTTCGTGGATGCGCTCAACGAGTTCGGCATCTTCTCGGAAGAAGACAAGGACATCATCCAGGCCGATTACTTGTACACCAGAGCGCTGATGCTCTCGCCCTTCCACGAGAAGGCGCTGGTCAACCGGGACCGGATGCTGCCGCTAGTGGAGGAGATTGACCAGCGGCAATTTAGCATCATTGACAGCaaggtgaagaaggtcatgtCCATCCCCAAGGGCAGTTCGGCCCTGCGCAGGGTCCTGGAGGAGACGTACTACCACCACATCTACCACACGGTGGCCATCGAGGGCAGCACCCTCACGCTCTCGGAGATCAGGCACATCCTGGAGACCCGCTATGCCGTGCCAGGGAAGAGCCTGGAGGAGCAGAATGAGGTGATCGGCATGCACACAGCGATGAGGTACATCAACACCACGCTGCTCTCTCGCCTCGGCTCCGTCACCATCCGCGACGTGTTAGAGATCCACAGGCGGGTGCTGGGGTACGTGGACCCGGTGGAGGCCGGCAGGTTTCGGACGACCCAGGTCCTGGTGGGACACTACGTCCCTCCGCATCCGCAGGAAGTAGAGAAGCAGATGCAGGAGTTCATCCAGTGGCTTAACTCAGAGGACGCCATGAGTCTGCACCCAGTTGAGTTTGCAGCCTTAGCTCATTACAAACTGGTTTACATCCACCCCTTCATTGACGGCAATGGAAGGACCTCCCGCCTGCTTATGAGCCTCATCCTGATGCAGGCTGGCTACCCCCCCATCACCATCCGCAAGGAGCAGAGATCCGAGTACTACCACGCGCTGGAAGTCGCCAACGAGGGCGATGTAAGGCCCTTCATCCGCTTCATTGCCAAGTGCACTGAGACCACCCTGGACACTCTGCTCTTGGCCACCACCGAGTACTCGGTGGCACTGCCAGAAGCCAAACCCAACCACTCCGGGTTCAAGGAGACACTTCCTGTGAGGCCCTAA
- the Ficd gene encoding protein adenylyltransferase FICD isoform X2 gives MTLMPMTSVMAVTEPKWVSVWGRVLWLTLLSMALGSLLALLLPLGAVEEQCLAMLKGFYLLRSKLDRVQHSVTKRTSPSTELSVTSRDSGLLVVKTKASPGKLEARAALNQALEMKRQGKREKARKLFLHALKMDPHFVDALNEFGIFSEEDKDIIQADYLYTRALMLSPFHEKALVNRDRMLPLVEEIDQRQFSIIDSKVKKVMSIPKGSSALRRVLEETYYHHIYHTVAIEGSTLTLSEIRHILETRYAVPGKSLEEQNEVIGMHTAMRYINTTLLSRLGSVTIRDVLEIHRRVLGYVDPVEAGRFRTTQVLVGHYVPPHPQEVEKQMQEFIQWLNSEDAMSLHPVEFAALAHYKLVYIHPFIDGNGRTSRLLMSLILMQAGYPPITIRKEQRSEYYHALEVANEGDVRPFIRFIAKCTETTLDTLLLATTEYSVALPEAKPNHSGFKETLPVRP, from the exons ATGACTCTCATGCCGATGACTTCAGTGATGGCAGTGACTGAACCAAAATGGGTCTCGGTCTGGGGCCGTGTCTTGTGGTTGACACTACTGAGCATGGCACTTGGGTCACTGCTGGCCTTGCTGTTGCCCCTGGGGGCTGTCGAGGAACAGTGTTTGGCCATGCTCAAAGGCTTCTACCTGCTCAGAAGCAAACTGGACAGGGTGCAGCATTCTGTCACCAAGCGCACCAGCCCGTCCACAGAGCTCAGTGTCACCTCCAGGGACTCAGGGCTGCTGGTGGTCAAGACCAAGGCATCTCCAG GCAAGTTGGAAGCCAGAGCAGCTCTGAACCAAGCCCTGGAGATGAAGCGCCAGGGCAAGCGGGAGAAAGCCCGCAAGCTCTTCCTGCATGCCCTCAAGATGGACCCACACTTCGTGGATGCGCTCAACGAGTTCGGCATCTTCTCGGAAGAAGACAAGGACATCATCCAGGCCGATTACTTGTACACCAGAGCGCTGATGCTCTCGCCCTTCCACGAGAAGGCGCTGGTCAACCGGGACCGGATGCTGCCGCTAGTGGAGGAGATTGACCAGCGGCAATTTAGCATCATTGACAGCaaggtgaagaaggtcatgtCCATCCCCAAGGGCAGTTCGGCCCTGCGCAGGGTCCTGGAGGAGACGTACTACCACCACATCTACCACACGGTGGCCATCGAGGGCAGCACCCTCACGCTCTCGGAGATCAGGCACATCCTGGAGACCCGCTATGCCGTGCCAGGGAAGAGCCTGGAGGAGCAGAATGAGGTGATCGGCATGCACACAGCGATGAGGTACATCAACACCACGCTGCTCTCTCGCCTCGGCTCCGTCACCATCCGCGACGTGTTAGAGATCCACAGGCGGGTGCTGGGGTACGTGGACCCGGTGGAGGCCGGCAGGTTTCGGACGACCCAGGTCCTGGTGGGACACTACGTCCCTCCGCATCCGCAGGAAGTAGAGAAGCAGATGCAGGAGTTCATCCAGTGGCTTAACTCAGAGGACGCCATGAGTCTGCACCCAGTTGAGTTTGCAGCCTTAGCTCATTACAAACTGGTTTACATCCACCCCTTCATTGACGGCAATGGAAGGACCTCCCGCCTGCTTATGAGCCTCATCCTGATGCAGGCTGGCTACCCCCCCATCACCATCCGCAAGGAGCAGAGATCCGAGTACTACCACGCGCTGGAAGTCGCCAACGAGGGCGATGTAAGGCCCTTCATCCGCTTCATTGCCAAGTGCACTGAGACCACCCTGGACACTCTGCTCTTGGCCACCACCGAGTACTCGGTGGCACTGCCAGAAGCCAAACCCAACCACTCCGGGTTCAAGGAGACACTTCCTGTGAGGCCCTAA